In a genomic window of Gossypium arboreum isolate Shixiya-1 chromosome 9, ASM2569848v2, whole genome shotgun sequence:
- the LOC108460223 gene encoding uncharacterized protein LOC108460223 isoform X4, protein MASTTVTLSPSSPQLRLALRCRNSVEPRALIVGAWTTNLDSHRRLRLLSLTRSRSQRLERRHNGAFRIVADSTAGAGADAFSRWSDSEHVEDSVDSRRSGWFGGIIRAGSVGLVLVAGLSFAAMSVGNQSTARKKLQLDPLTALQEVLLASDNETDKSEENESKKGIRKDLLSPSEFNATSTDNKLENDNGSYLVDGYTYNGNVAANTAPIQEDLQNVSALDGMPISTGLTPISPKLPESEVAGGPIFAPSLRKSESNLDIGSPEATSETKENLFNVKETIDTNLSDPINLDNDIDEGKLGSQGKENCNTSVDSSSSSSLTNEAVTLNFSVSSKFEPILEPHSLPIDNVKTIESFPSEGNLEVNNLNESMPSEITSMSAPAHPQDEQKEIDYKEINDSKPVLESPIPRSSFSPAGIPAPSVVSAALQVHPGKVLIPAVVDQVQGQALAALQVLKVIEADAQPSDLCTRREYARWLVSASGVLSRNSVSKVYPAMYIENVTELAFDDITPEDPDFSSIQGLAEAGLISSTLSNKDLLNDDLGPFYFSPESPLSRQDLVSWKMALEKRQLPEADKKILYQISGFIDIDKINPDAWPAVVADVSAGEQGIIAFAFGCTRLFQPNKPVTKAQVAVALATGEAFDLVNEELARIEAESMAEKAVSAHNALVAEVEKDVNASFEKELLIEKEKIDAVEKMAEETMHELERLRAEREAQNMALMKDRAAIDSEMEVLSRLRREVEEQLESLMNNKVEISYEKEVINKLRKETEDESQEVVRLQHELEVERKALSMASS, encoded by the exons ATGGCTTCTACCACCGTCACGTTGTCCCCCAGCTCTCCCCAGCTCCGTCTGGCTCTGCGTTGCAGGAATTCCGTCGAACCACGCGCGCTTATCGTCGGGGCGTGGACGACCAACCTCGATTCTCATCGTCGTCTTCGCCTGCTCTCTCTCACACGAAGCAGGAGTCAGAGACTGGAACGACGTCATAACGGTGCTTTTCGGATTGTGGCCGACTCCACAGCTGGCGCGGGGGCGGATGCCTTTTCTCGATGGTCCGATTCGGAACATGTTGAAGACTCCGTAGACTCGAGACGGAGCGGATGGTTCGGAG GAATTATAAGAGCTGGATCAGTTGGACTTGTTCTGGTAGCTGGGCTTTCCTTTGCAGCAATGTCCGTTGGTAACCAAAGCACTGCTA GGAAAAAACTACAGTTGGATCCGCTAACAGCTCTACAGGAAGTTTTATTGGCCTCTGATAATGAGACTGATAAGTCTGAGGAGAATGAAAGCAAGAAAGGTATACGTAAGGATCTTTTGTCACCTTCAGAATTTAATGCCACTTCTACTGATAATAAACTTGAAAATGACAATGGTTCGTACTTAGTAGACGGTTACACATATAATGGCAATGTTGCCGCTAACACTGCTCCAATTCAAGAAGACTTGCAAAATGTTTCAGCTTTGGATGGAATGCCAATTAGCACAGGCTTAACTCCAATATCACCTAAATTGCCTGAATCTGAAGTTGCTGGTGGGCCTATTTTCGCACCAAGCCTTAGAAAGTCAGAAAGCAACCTTGATATTGGTTCACCTGAGGCAACTTCAGAAACTAAAGAAAATTTGTTTAATGTCAAAGAAACTATAGATACTAATTTGTCTGACCCAATAAACCTAGACAATGATATCGATGAGGGAAAGCTTGGATCACAAGGAAAAGAGAATTGTAATACCTCAGTGGATTCTTCTTCTAGTTCTAGTCTAACCAATGAGGCTGTGACTTTGAACTTCTCAGTTAGTTCCAAGTTTGAACCAATTTTAGAACCTCATTCTTTACCCATAGACAATGTGAAAACCATAGAATCATTTCCATCTGAAGGAAACCTTGAGGTGAACAACTTAAATGAGAGTATGCCATCTGAAATAACCTCTATGTCAGCACCAGCTCATCCCCAAGATGAGCAAAAGGAAATTGATTATAAAGAGATAAATGATAGCAAACCAGTTTTGGAATCTCCAATTCCAAGGAGTTCCTTCTCCCCTGCCGGTATACCTGCTCCATCTGTAGTTTCTGCAGCTCTACAGGTGCATCCAGGAAAGGTTCTCATTCCTGCAGTTGTTGATCAGGTTCAGGGGCAGGCACTTGCGGCCCTTCAAGTTTTGAAG GTCATTGAGGCTGATGCTCAACCTAGCGATCTTTGCACACGCCGTGAGTATGCTCGATGGTTAGTGTCTGCAAGTGGTGTTCTTTCGAG GAATTCAGTATCAAAAGTTTATCCTGCAATGTATATTGAGAATGTTACTGAACTTGCATTTGATGACATCACACCTGAAGACCCTGATTTTTCATCCATTCAAG GCTTAGCGGAGGCTGGACTTATCTCAAGCACTCTTTCAAATAAAGATCTGCTTAATGACGATCTAGGCCCATTTTACTTTTCTCCTGAAAG TCCACTATCACGCCAGGATCTTGTGAGTTGGAAAATGGCCCTGGAGAAAAGACAACTTCCGGAAGCCGACAAAAAG ATCCTCTACCAAATTTCTGGTTTTATAGACATAGATAAGATAAATCCAGATGCATGGCCTGCAGTTGTGGCTGATGTGTCTGCTGGAGAACAAGGAATAATAGCATTTGCTTTTG GTTGTACAAGACTGTTTCAGCCAAATAAGCCTGTGACCAAAGCCCAAGTTGCTGTTGCTCTTGCAACTGGTGAGGCTTTTGACCTAGTAAATGAGGAGCTTGCGCGTATTGAAGCAGAATCAATGGCAGAAAAGGCAGTATCTGCTCATAATGCTTTAGTTGCTGAGGTTGAGAAAGATGTTAATGCTAGTTTTGAGAAAGAGCTTTTAATCGAAAAGGAAAAGATTGATGCTGTTGAAAAAATGGCCGAAGAGACAATGCATGAACTGGAAAGGTTAAGAGCTGAGAGAGAGGCACAGAATATGGCCTTAATGAAGGACCGTGCTGCCATTGATTCAGAAATGGAAGTTCTTTCAAGGTTAAGGCGTGAAGTGGAGGAGCAGTTGGAAAGCCTGATGAATAACAAGGTAGAGATATCATATGAGAAGGAAGTGATTAACAAACTACGAAAAGAAACAGAGGATGAAAGCCAGGAGGTTGTCAGGTTACAGCATGAGCTGGAGGTGGAGAGAAAAGCTTTATCTATGGCCAG TTCCTAA
- the LOC108460223 gene encoding uncharacterized protein LOC108460223 isoform X1, with product MASTTVTLSPSSPQLRLALRCRNSVEPRALIVGAWTTNLDSHRRLRLLSLTRSRSQRLERRHNGAFRIVADSTAGAGADAFSRWSDSEHVEDSVDSRRSGWFGGIIRAGSVGLVLVAGLSFAAMSVGNQSTARKKLQLDPLTALQEVLLASDNETDKSEENESKKGIRKDLLSPSEFNATSTDNKLENDNGSYLVDGYTYNGNVAANTAPIQEDLQNVSALDGMPISTGLTPISPKLPESEVAGGPIFAPSLRKSESNLDIGSPEATSETKENLFNVKETIDTNLSDPINLDNDIDEGKLGSQGKENCNTSVDSSSSSSLTNEAVTLNFSVSSKFEPILEPHSLPIDNVKTIESFPSEGNLEVNNLNESMPSEITSMSAPAHPQDEQKEIDYKEINDSKPVLESPIPRSSFSPAGIPAPSVVSAALQVHPGKVLIPAVVDQVQGQALAALQVLKVIEADAQPSDLCTRREYARWLVSASGVLSRNSVSKVYPAMYIENVTELAFDDITPEDPDFSSIQGLAEAGLISSTLSNKDLLNDDLGPFYFSPESPLSRQDLVSWKMALEKRQLPEADKKILYQISGFIDIDKINPDAWPAVVADVSAGEQGIIAFAFGCTRLFQPNKPVTKAQVAVALATGEAFDLVNEELARIEAESMAEKAVSAHNALVAEVEKDVNASFEKELLIEKEKIDAVEKMAEETMHELERLRAEREAQNMALMKDRAAIDSEMEVLSRLRREVEEQLESLMNNKVEISYEKEVINKLRKETEDESQEVVRLQHELEVERKALSMARAWAEDEAKRAREQAKALEEARDRWERQGIKVVVDKDLQEETIAEVTWVNVGKKVEDEVEGTVTRSEALVKKLKALASEVKGKTREFISKIIQKIQYFISMLKEWASIASAKAGVLKDRAALSTRGSVQELQQSTAGFSLALKEGAKRVAGDCREGVEKLTQRFRT from the exons ATGGCTTCTACCACCGTCACGTTGTCCCCCAGCTCTCCCCAGCTCCGTCTGGCTCTGCGTTGCAGGAATTCCGTCGAACCACGCGCGCTTATCGTCGGGGCGTGGACGACCAACCTCGATTCTCATCGTCGTCTTCGCCTGCTCTCTCTCACACGAAGCAGGAGTCAGAGACTGGAACGACGTCATAACGGTGCTTTTCGGATTGTGGCCGACTCCACAGCTGGCGCGGGGGCGGATGCCTTTTCTCGATGGTCCGATTCGGAACATGTTGAAGACTCCGTAGACTCGAGACGGAGCGGATGGTTCGGAG GAATTATAAGAGCTGGATCAGTTGGACTTGTTCTGGTAGCTGGGCTTTCCTTTGCAGCAATGTCCGTTGGTAACCAAAGCACTGCTA GGAAAAAACTACAGTTGGATCCGCTAACAGCTCTACAGGAAGTTTTATTGGCCTCTGATAATGAGACTGATAAGTCTGAGGAGAATGAAAGCAAGAAAGGTATACGTAAGGATCTTTTGTCACCTTCAGAATTTAATGCCACTTCTACTGATAATAAACTTGAAAATGACAATGGTTCGTACTTAGTAGACGGTTACACATATAATGGCAATGTTGCCGCTAACACTGCTCCAATTCAAGAAGACTTGCAAAATGTTTCAGCTTTGGATGGAATGCCAATTAGCACAGGCTTAACTCCAATATCACCTAAATTGCCTGAATCTGAAGTTGCTGGTGGGCCTATTTTCGCACCAAGCCTTAGAAAGTCAGAAAGCAACCTTGATATTGGTTCACCTGAGGCAACTTCAGAAACTAAAGAAAATTTGTTTAATGTCAAAGAAACTATAGATACTAATTTGTCTGACCCAATAAACCTAGACAATGATATCGATGAGGGAAAGCTTGGATCACAAGGAAAAGAGAATTGTAATACCTCAGTGGATTCTTCTTCTAGTTCTAGTCTAACCAATGAGGCTGTGACTTTGAACTTCTCAGTTAGTTCCAAGTTTGAACCAATTTTAGAACCTCATTCTTTACCCATAGACAATGTGAAAACCATAGAATCATTTCCATCTGAAGGAAACCTTGAGGTGAACAACTTAAATGAGAGTATGCCATCTGAAATAACCTCTATGTCAGCACCAGCTCATCCCCAAGATGAGCAAAAGGAAATTGATTATAAAGAGATAAATGATAGCAAACCAGTTTTGGAATCTCCAATTCCAAGGAGTTCCTTCTCCCCTGCCGGTATACCTGCTCCATCTGTAGTTTCTGCAGCTCTACAGGTGCATCCAGGAAAGGTTCTCATTCCTGCAGTTGTTGATCAGGTTCAGGGGCAGGCACTTGCGGCCCTTCAAGTTTTGAAG GTCATTGAGGCTGATGCTCAACCTAGCGATCTTTGCACACGCCGTGAGTATGCTCGATGGTTAGTGTCTGCAAGTGGTGTTCTTTCGAG GAATTCAGTATCAAAAGTTTATCCTGCAATGTATATTGAGAATGTTACTGAACTTGCATTTGATGACATCACACCTGAAGACCCTGATTTTTCATCCATTCAAG GCTTAGCGGAGGCTGGACTTATCTCAAGCACTCTTTCAAATAAAGATCTGCTTAATGACGATCTAGGCCCATTTTACTTTTCTCCTGAAAG TCCACTATCACGCCAGGATCTTGTGAGTTGGAAAATGGCCCTGGAGAAAAGACAACTTCCGGAAGCCGACAAAAAG ATCCTCTACCAAATTTCTGGTTTTATAGACATAGATAAGATAAATCCAGATGCATGGCCTGCAGTTGTGGCTGATGTGTCTGCTGGAGAACAAGGAATAATAGCATTTGCTTTTG GTTGTACAAGACTGTTTCAGCCAAATAAGCCTGTGACCAAAGCCCAAGTTGCTGTTGCTCTTGCAACTGGTGAGGCTTTTGACCTAGTAAATGAGGAGCTTGCGCGTATTGAAGCAGAATCAATGGCAGAAAAGGCAGTATCTGCTCATAATGCTTTAGTTGCTGAGGTTGAGAAAGATGTTAATGCTAGTTTTGAGAAAGAGCTTTTAATCGAAAAGGAAAAGATTGATGCTGTTGAAAAAATGGCCGAAGAGACAATGCATGAACTGGAAAGGTTAAGAGCTGAGAGAGAGGCACAGAATATGGCCTTAATGAAGGACCGTGCTGCCATTGATTCAGAAATGGAAGTTCTTTCAAGGTTAAGGCGTGAAGTGGAGGAGCAGTTGGAAAGCCTGATGAATAACAAGGTAGAGATATCATATGAGAAGGAAGTGATTAACAAACTACGAAAAGAAACAGAGGATGAAAGCCAGGAGGTTGTCAGGTTACAGCATGAGCTGGAGGTGGAGAGAAAAGCTTTATCTATGGCCAG GGCGTGGGCTGAGGATGAAGCAAAAAGAGCAAGAGAACAGGCAAAAGCCTTAGAGGAGGCTAGAGACCGCTGGGAGAGGCAAGGTATCAAAGTGGTGGTCGATAAAGACCTTCAGGAAGAGACTATAGCAGAAGTTACATGGGTAAATGTAGGGAAGAAAGTCGAAGATGAGGTTGAAGGAACCGTCACCAGGAGTGAAGCTTTAGTGAAGAAGCTCAAGGCGTTGGCAAGTGAAGTTAAAGGGAAAACTAGAGAGTTCATCAGTAAGATCATTCAAAAGATACAATATTTTATCTCAATGTTGAAGGAGTGGGCCTCCATAGCAAGCGCAAAAGCTGGAGTTTTGAAAGACAGGGCTGCATTGAGCACAAGGGGATCGGTACAAGAATTGCAGCAAAGCACAGCAGGATTTAGCTTGGCCCTTAAAGAAGGCGCAAAACGGGTGGCCGGTGATTGTCGGGAAGGGGTTGAGAAACTCACTCAGAGGTTCAGAACATAA
- the LOC108460223 gene encoding uncharacterized protein LOC108460223 isoform X2 produces the protein MVRSLLSGIIRAGSVGLVLVAGLSFAAMSVGNQSTARKKLQLDPLTALQEVLLASDNETDKSEENESKKGIRKDLLSPSEFNATSTDNKLENDNGSYLVDGYTYNGNVAANTAPIQEDLQNVSALDGMPISTGLTPISPKLPESEVAGGPIFAPSLRKSESNLDIGSPEATSETKENLFNVKETIDTNLSDPINLDNDIDEGKLGSQGKENCNTSVDSSSSSSLTNEAVTLNFSVSSKFEPILEPHSLPIDNVKTIESFPSEGNLEVNNLNESMPSEITSMSAPAHPQDEQKEIDYKEINDSKPVLESPIPRSSFSPAGIPAPSVVSAALQVHPGKVLIPAVVDQVQGQALAALQVLKVIEADAQPSDLCTRREYARWLVSASGVLSRNSVSKVYPAMYIENVTELAFDDITPEDPDFSSIQGLAEAGLISSTLSNKDLLNDDLGPFYFSPESPLSRQDLVSWKMALEKRQLPEADKKILYQISGFIDIDKINPDAWPAVVADVSAGEQGIIAFAFGCTRLFQPNKPVTKAQVAVALATGEAFDLVNEELARIEAESMAEKAVSAHNALVAEVEKDVNASFEKELLIEKEKIDAVEKMAEETMHELERLRAEREAQNMALMKDRAAIDSEMEVLSRLRREVEEQLESLMNNKVEISYEKEVINKLRKETEDESQEVVRLQHELEVERKALSMARAWAEDEAKRAREQAKALEEARDRWERQGIKVVVDKDLQEETIAEVTWVNVGKKVEDEVEGTVTRSEALVKKLKALASEVKGKTREFISKIIQKIQYFISMLKEWASIASAKAGVLKDRAALSTRGSVQELQQSTAGFSLALKEGAKRVAGDCREGVEKLTQRFRT, from the exons ATGGTTCGGAG TTTGCTTTCAGGAATTATAAGAGCTGGATCAGTTGGACTTGTTCTGGTAGCTGGGCTTTCCTTTGCAGCAATGTCCGTTGGTAACCAAAGCACTGCTA GGAAAAAACTACAGTTGGATCCGCTAACAGCTCTACAGGAAGTTTTATTGGCCTCTGATAATGAGACTGATAAGTCTGAGGAGAATGAAAGCAAGAAAGGTATACGTAAGGATCTTTTGTCACCTTCAGAATTTAATGCCACTTCTACTGATAATAAACTTGAAAATGACAATGGTTCGTACTTAGTAGACGGTTACACATATAATGGCAATGTTGCCGCTAACACTGCTCCAATTCAAGAAGACTTGCAAAATGTTTCAGCTTTGGATGGAATGCCAATTAGCACAGGCTTAACTCCAATATCACCTAAATTGCCTGAATCTGAAGTTGCTGGTGGGCCTATTTTCGCACCAAGCCTTAGAAAGTCAGAAAGCAACCTTGATATTGGTTCACCTGAGGCAACTTCAGAAACTAAAGAAAATTTGTTTAATGTCAAAGAAACTATAGATACTAATTTGTCTGACCCAATAAACCTAGACAATGATATCGATGAGGGAAAGCTTGGATCACAAGGAAAAGAGAATTGTAATACCTCAGTGGATTCTTCTTCTAGTTCTAGTCTAACCAATGAGGCTGTGACTTTGAACTTCTCAGTTAGTTCCAAGTTTGAACCAATTTTAGAACCTCATTCTTTACCCATAGACAATGTGAAAACCATAGAATCATTTCCATCTGAAGGAAACCTTGAGGTGAACAACTTAAATGAGAGTATGCCATCTGAAATAACCTCTATGTCAGCACCAGCTCATCCCCAAGATGAGCAAAAGGAAATTGATTATAAAGAGATAAATGATAGCAAACCAGTTTTGGAATCTCCAATTCCAAGGAGTTCCTTCTCCCCTGCCGGTATACCTGCTCCATCTGTAGTTTCTGCAGCTCTACAGGTGCATCCAGGAAAGGTTCTCATTCCTGCAGTTGTTGATCAGGTTCAGGGGCAGGCACTTGCGGCCCTTCAAGTTTTGAAG GTCATTGAGGCTGATGCTCAACCTAGCGATCTTTGCACACGCCGTGAGTATGCTCGATGGTTAGTGTCTGCAAGTGGTGTTCTTTCGAG GAATTCAGTATCAAAAGTTTATCCTGCAATGTATATTGAGAATGTTACTGAACTTGCATTTGATGACATCACACCTGAAGACCCTGATTTTTCATCCATTCAAG GCTTAGCGGAGGCTGGACTTATCTCAAGCACTCTTTCAAATAAAGATCTGCTTAATGACGATCTAGGCCCATTTTACTTTTCTCCTGAAAG TCCACTATCACGCCAGGATCTTGTGAGTTGGAAAATGGCCCTGGAGAAAAGACAACTTCCGGAAGCCGACAAAAAG ATCCTCTACCAAATTTCTGGTTTTATAGACATAGATAAGATAAATCCAGATGCATGGCCTGCAGTTGTGGCTGATGTGTCTGCTGGAGAACAAGGAATAATAGCATTTGCTTTTG GTTGTACAAGACTGTTTCAGCCAAATAAGCCTGTGACCAAAGCCCAAGTTGCTGTTGCTCTTGCAACTGGTGAGGCTTTTGACCTAGTAAATGAGGAGCTTGCGCGTATTGAAGCAGAATCAATGGCAGAAAAGGCAGTATCTGCTCATAATGCTTTAGTTGCTGAGGTTGAGAAAGATGTTAATGCTAGTTTTGAGAAAGAGCTTTTAATCGAAAAGGAAAAGATTGATGCTGTTGAAAAAATGGCCGAAGAGACAATGCATGAACTGGAAAGGTTAAGAGCTGAGAGAGAGGCACAGAATATGGCCTTAATGAAGGACCGTGCTGCCATTGATTCAGAAATGGAAGTTCTTTCAAGGTTAAGGCGTGAAGTGGAGGAGCAGTTGGAAAGCCTGATGAATAACAAGGTAGAGATATCATATGAGAAGGAAGTGATTAACAAACTACGAAAAGAAACAGAGGATGAAAGCCAGGAGGTTGTCAGGTTACAGCATGAGCTGGAGGTGGAGAGAAAAGCTTTATCTATGGCCAG GGCGTGGGCTGAGGATGAAGCAAAAAGAGCAAGAGAACAGGCAAAAGCCTTAGAGGAGGCTAGAGACCGCTGGGAGAGGCAAGGTATCAAAGTGGTGGTCGATAAAGACCTTCAGGAAGAGACTATAGCAGAAGTTACATGGGTAAATGTAGGGAAGAAAGTCGAAGATGAGGTTGAAGGAACCGTCACCAGGAGTGAAGCTTTAGTGAAGAAGCTCAAGGCGTTGGCAAGTGAAGTTAAAGGGAAAACTAGAGAGTTCATCAGTAAGATCATTCAAAAGATACAATATTTTATCTCAATGTTGAAGGAGTGGGCCTCCATAGCAAGCGCAAAAGCTGGAGTTTTGAAAGACAGGGCTGCATTGAGCACAAGGGGATCGGTACAAGAATTGCAGCAAAGCACAGCAGGATTTAGCTTGGCCCTTAAAGAAGGCGCAAAACGGGTGGCCGGTGATTGTCGGGAAGGGGTTGAGAAACTCACTCAGAGGTTCAGAACATAA
- the LOC108460223 gene encoding uncharacterized protein LOC108460223 isoform X3: protein MKDCNLLTAGKKLQLDPLTALQEVLLASDNETDKSEENESKKGIRKDLLSPSEFNATSTDNKLENDNGSYLVDGYTYNGNVAANTAPIQEDLQNVSALDGMPISTGLTPISPKLPESEVAGGPIFAPSLRKSESNLDIGSPEATSETKENLFNVKETIDTNLSDPINLDNDIDEGKLGSQGKENCNTSVDSSSSSSLTNEAVTLNFSVSSKFEPILEPHSLPIDNVKTIESFPSEGNLEVNNLNESMPSEITSMSAPAHPQDEQKEIDYKEINDSKPVLESPIPRSSFSPAGIPAPSVVSAALQVHPGKVLIPAVVDQVQGQALAALQVLKVIEADAQPSDLCTRREYARWLVSASGVLSRNSVSKVYPAMYIENVTELAFDDITPEDPDFSSIQGLAEAGLISSTLSNKDLLNDDLGPFYFSPESPLSRQDLVSWKMALEKRQLPEADKKILYQISGFIDIDKINPDAWPAVVADVSAGEQGIIAFAFGCTRLFQPNKPVTKAQVAVALATGEAFDLVNEELARIEAESMAEKAVSAHNALVAEVEKDVNASFEKELLIEKEKIDAVEKMAEETMHELERLRAEREAQNMALMKDRAAIDSEMEVLSRLRREVEEQLESLMNNKVEISYEKEVINKLRKETEDESQEVVRLQHELEVERKALSMARAWAEDEAKRAREQAKALEEARDRWERQGIKVVVDKDLQEETIAEVTWVNVGKKVEDEVEGTVTRSEALVKKLKALASEVKGKTREFISKIIQKIQYFISMLKEWASIASAKAGVLKDRAALSTRGSVQELQQSTAGFSLALKEGAKRVAGDCREGVEKLTQRFRT, encoded by the exons ATGAAAGATTGTAATCTGTTGACTGCAGGGAAAAAACTACAGTTGGATCCGCTAACAGCTCTACAGGAAGTTTTATTGGCCTCTGATAATGAGACTGATAAGTCTGAGGAGAATGAAAGCAAGAAAGGTATACGTAAGGATCTTTTGTCACCTTCAGAATTTAATGCCACTTCTACTGATAATAAACTTGAAAATGACAATGGTTCGTACTTAGTAGACGGTTACACATATAATGGCAATGTTGCCGCTAACACTGCTCCAATTCAAGAAGACTTGCAAAATGTTTCAGCTTTGGATGGAATGCCAATTAGCACAGGCTTAACTCCAATATCACCTAAATTGCCTGAATCTGAAGTTGCTGGTGGGCCTATTTTCGCACCAAGCCTTAGAAAGTCAGAAAGCAACCTTGATATTGGTTCACCTGAGGCAACTTCAGAAACTAAAGAAAATTTGTTTAATGTCAAAGAAACTATAGATACTAATTTGTCTGACCCAATAAACCTAGACAATGATATCGATGAGGGAAAGCTTGGATCACAAGGAAAAGAGAATTGTAATACCTCAGTGGATTCTTCTTCTAGTTCTAGTCTAACCAATGAGGCTGTGACTTTGAACTTCTCAGTTAGTTCCAAGTTTGAACCAATTTTAGAACCTCATTCTTTACCCATAGACAATGTGAAAACCATAGAATCATTTCCATCTGAAGGAAACCTTGAGGTGAACAACTTAAATGAGAGTATGCCATCTGAAATAACCTCTATGTCAGCACCAGCTCATCCCCAAGATGAGCAAAAGGAAATTGATTATAAAGAGATAAATGATAGCAAACCAGTTTTGGAATCTCCAATTCCAAGGAGTTCCTTCTCCCCTGCCGGTATACCTGCTCCATCTGTAGTTTCTGCAGCTCTACAGGTGCATCCAGGAAAGGTTCTCATTCCTGCAGTTGTTGATCAGGTTCAGGGGCAGGCACTTGCGGCCCTTCAAGTTTTGAAG GTCATTGAGGCTGATGCTCAACCTAGCGATCTTTGCACACGCCGTGAGTATGCTCGATGGTTAGTGTCTGCAAGTGGTGTTCTTTCGAG GAATTCAGTATCAAAAGTTTATCCTGCAATGTATATTGAGAATGTTACTGAACTTGCATTTGATGACATCACACCTGAAGACCCTGATTTTTCATCCATTCAAG GCTTAGCGGAGGCTGGACTTATCTCAAGCACTCTTTCAAATAAAGATCTGCTTAATGACGATCTAGGCCCATTTTACTTTTCTCCTGAAAG TCCACTATCACGCCAGGATCTTGTGAGTTGGAAAATGGCCCTGGAGAAAAGACAACTTCCGGAAGCCGACAAAAAG ATCCTCTACCAAATTTCTGGTTTTATAGACATAGATAAGATAAATCCAGATGCATGGCCTGCAGTTGTGGCTGATGTGTCTGCTGGAGAACAAGGAATAATAGCATTTGCTTTTG GTTGTACAAGACTGTTTCAGCCAAATAAGCCTGTGACCAAAGCCCAAGTTGCTGTTGCTCTTGCAACTGGTGAGGCTTTTGACCTAGTAAATGAGGAGCTTGCGCGTATTGAAGCAGAATCAATGGCAGAAAAGGCAGTATCTGCTCATAATGCTTTAGTTGCTGAGGTTGAGAAAGATGTTAATGCTAGTTTTGAGAAAGAGCTTTTAATCGAAAAGGAAAAGATTGATGCTGTTGAAAAAATGGCCGAAGAGACAATGCATGAACTGGAAAGGTTAAGAGCTGAGAGAGAGGCACAGAATATGGCCTTAATGAAGGACCGTGCTGCCATTGATTCAGAAATGGAAGTTCTTTCAAGGTTAAGGCGTGAAGTGGAGGAGCAGTTGGAAAGCCTGATGAATAACAAGGTAGAGATATCATATGAGAAGGAAGTGATTAACAAACTACGAAAAGAAACAGAGGATGAAAGCCAGGAGGTTGTCAGGTTACAGCATGAGCTGGAGGTGGAGAGAAAAGCTTTATCTATGGCCAG GGCGTGGGCTGAGGATGAAGCAAAAAGAGCAAGAGAACAGGCAAAAGCCTTAGAGGAGGCTAGAGACCGCTGGGAGAGGCAAGGTATCAAAGTGGTGGTCGATAAAGACCTTCAGGAAGAGACTATAGCAGAAGTTACATGGGTAAATGTAGGGAAGAAAGTCGAAGATGAGGTTGAAGGAACCGTCACCAGGAGTGAAGCTTTAGTGAAGAAGCTCAAGGCGTTGGCAAGTGAAGTTAAAGGGAAAACTAGAGAGTTCATCAGTAAGATCATTCAAAAGATACAATATTTTATCTCAATGTTGAAGGAGTGGGCCTCCATAGCAAGCGCAAAAGCTGGAGTTTTGAAAGACAGGGCTGCATTGAGCACAAGGGGATCGGTACAAGAATTGCAGCAAAGCACAGCAGGATTTAGCTTGGCCCTTAAAGAAGGCGCAAAACGGGTGGCCGGTGATTGTCGGGAAGGGGTTGAGAAACTCACTCAGAGGTTCAGAACATAA
- the LOC108460224 gene encoding 60S ribosomal protein L36-3-like, with protein sequence MATKQPNTGLFVGLNKGHAVTKKELAPRPSNRKGKTSKRVHFVRNLIREVAGFAPYEKRITELLKVGKDKRALKVAKRKLGTHKRAKKKREEMSSVLRKMRAHHPGGGDKKK encoded by the exons ATGGCCACCAAGCAGCCAAATACAGGCCTTTTTGTAGGACTGAACAAGGGCCATGCTGTAACCAAGAAGGAATTGGCTCCACGTCCATCTAACAGAAAAGGA AAAACTAGCAAAAGAGTCCATTTTGTGAGGAACTTGATAAGGGAAGTTGCTGGTTTTGCACCGTATGAGAAGAGGATTACGGAGCTTTTGAAGGTTGGTAAGGACAAGCGAGCTCTCAAGGTAGCTAAAAGAAAATTGGGAACTCACAAGAGAGCCAAGAAGAAGCGTGAGGAGATGTCGAGTGTTCTCCGCAAGATGAG GGCTCATCATCCTGGAGGTGGAGACAAGAAGAAGTGA